A window of the Lolium perenne isolate Kyuss_39 chromosome 7, Kyuss_2.0, whole genome shotgun sequence genome harbors these coding sequences:
- the LOC127301738 gene encoding heavy metal-associated isoprenylated plant protein 25 isoform X1, translating to MPREQNCHASSGWVPQIDIPSGARVLSNGQTSAEEQIAALHREFYCMTMRMNIDCSGCYQKIRRALLEMHDIESHLIERKQQKVSVSGAFVPQDVAIKLRRRTNRRVEILELKEVDAAPSGP from the exons ATGCCTCGTGAACAAAATTGTCATGCTTCTTCAGGTTGGGTACCACAGATAGATATACCATCAGGAGCTAGAGTTCTGTCAAACGGACAAACATCAGCAGAAGAACAAATTGCAGCTTTGCATCGTGAG TTCTACTGCATGACGATGCGGATGAACATCGACTGCAGCGGGTGTTACCAGAAGATCCGGAGAGCTCTTCTCGAGATGCAtg ATATCGAGAGTCACCTGATCGAGCGGAAGCAGCAGAAGGTGAGCGTCTCCGGCGCCTTCGTGCCGCAGGACGTGGCGATCAAGCTCCGCAGGAGGACCAACCGCCGCGTTGAGATACTCGAGCTCAAGGAGGTCGACGCCGCCCCCTCGGGCCCCTGA
- the LOC127301738 gene encoding heavy metal-associated isoprenylated plant protein 25 isoform X2 produces the protein MSDKFYCMTMRMNIDCSGCYQKIRRALLEMHDIESHLIERKQQKVSVSGAFVPQDVAIKLRRRTNRRVEILELKEVDAAPSGP, from the exons ATGAGCGACAAG TTCTACTGCATGACGATGCGGATGAACATCGACTGCAGCGGGTGTTACCAGAAGATCCGGAGAGCTCTTCTCGAGATGCAtg ATATCGAGAGTCACCTGATCGAGCGGAAGCAGCAGAAGGTGAGCGTCTCCGGCGCCTTCGTGCCGCAGGACGTGGCGATCAAGCTCCGCAGGAGGACCAACCGCCGCGTTGAGATACTCGAGCTCAAGGAGGTCGACGCCGCCCCCTCGGGCCCCTGA
- the LOC127301737 gene encoding uncharacterized protein isoform X2, with amino-acid sequence MRSSGASGNTSTTLGHSTPLLPQIQPMEEGAGMPPRRSASLHPQIQLSEQGAGVTCRRSPCIHPQIQASEEGAGVSRPRSGGTSSVAPESPTFDDDMLREILIRLPPQPSSLPRASAVCRRWRGLVADPKFLCSFRARHRKSPLLGFFDKRGSRIVFTPILDPPDRVPPARLSLGRCSSTDDYDVLNCRHGLVLVKNRSRTEVVVCDPVTGEQRRLAVPPEFKTVFFNGAVLCTAAGQGHVHGGCHSGPFKVVLMSMYRDVNRPTVRVYSSETGWWGNLISTQASYQLGGDADNPAVLLGHALYWLSRRDGIVEFDLDGQSLAVITGPPVTNNILGQNHSIILAEDGALGFVVLSFPCFHMWRRNINGHGVATWVPWRTIEMHTILGLPSQLDAGWKWLMGYDQDNDVVFLLVGYSVYMVQLKSMQPRKLYETKYITQCHPFTSFYTQGEVRAAAVVGCH; translated from the exons ATGCGGTCGTCGGGAGCAAGCGGCAACACCAGCACCACACTCGGCCACTCCACTCCCTTGTTGCCTCAAATCCAGCCGATGGAGGAGGGCGCCGGAATGCCGCCACGCCGCAGCGCAAGCCTCCATCCCCAAATCCAGCTGAGTGAGCAGGGAGCCGGCGTGACCTGCCGCCGCAGCCCGTGCATCCACCCCCAGATCCAGGCGAGTGAGGAGGGCGCCGGAGTGAGCCGCCCACGCAGCGGCGGCACGTCGTCCGTGGCGCCTGAATCCCCGACGTTCGACGACGATATGCTCCGGGAGATCCTCATCCGTCTCCCGCCTCAGCCGTCCTCCCTGCCCCGCGCCTCCGCCGTCTGCAGGCGCTGGCGGGGCCTCGTCGCCGACCCCAAGTTCCTCTGCAGCTTCCGCGCCCGCCACCGGAAGTCGCCCCTCCTCGGCTTCTTCGACAAACGAGGCTCCAGGATCGTCTTCACCCCCATCCTTGACCCTCCGGACCGCGTCCCTCCCGCGCGTCTCTCCCTTGGACGCTGCAGCAGCACCGACGATTACGACGTGCTCAATTGCCGCCACGGCCTCGTCCTCGTCAAGAACAGGTCGCGGACGGAGGTCGTGGTGTGCGACCCCGTCACCGGCGAGCAGCGCCGCCTGGCCGTTCCGCCGGAGTTCAAGACGGTCTTTTTCAACGGGGCAGTGCTCTGCACCGCCGCCGGCCAGGGCCACGTTCACGGCGGCTGCCACTCCGGCCCCTTCAAGGTGGTCTTGATGAGCATGTACAGAGACGTCAATCGACCCACCGTCCGTGTTTACTCCTCGGAGACTGGCTGGTGGGGCAATCTCATTTCTACACAGGCTTCGTATCAGCTTGGTGGCGATGCCGATAATCCCGCGGTCCTCCTTGGTCATGCACTTTACTGGTTGTCGAGGAGAGATGGAATAGTTGAGTTTGATCTGGATGGACAGAGCCTAGCTGTGATCACAGGGCCTCCTGTTACAAATAATATCCTCGGTCAAAACCATTCGATCATCCTGGCTGAGGATGGCGCCCTTGGCTTCGTTGTATTGTCTTTTCCTTGCTTCCATATGTGGCGGAGGAATATTAATGGTCACGGTGTTGCCACATGGGTGCCGTGGAGGACCATTGAAATGCATACAATTCTCGGCCTCCCTTCTCAGCTTGATGCAGGGTGGAAATGGCTGATGGGGTATGATCAGGATAATGATGTTGTATTTTTGCTTGTGGGCTACAGTGTTTACATGGTTCAACTTAAGTCGATGCAGCCCAGGAAACTTTACGAAACCAAGTATATCACTCAATGTCATCCTTTTACGAGTTTCTATACACAAG GTGAAGTAAGAGCTGCTGCGGTTGTCGGTTGTCATTGA
- the LOC127301737 gene encoding uncharacterized protein isoform X1 encodes MRSSGASGNTSTTLGHSTPLLPQIQPMEEGAGMPPRRSASLHPQIQLSEQGAGVTCRRSPCIHPQIQASEEGAGVSRPRSGGTSSVAPESPTFDDDMLREILIRLPPQPSSLPRASAVCRRWRGLVADPKFLCSFRARHRKSPLLGFFDKRGSRIVFTPILDPPDRVPPARLSLGRCSSTDDYDVLNCRHGLVLVKNRSRTEVVVCDPVTGEQRRLAVPPEFKTVFFNGAVLCTAAGQGHVHGGCHSGPFKVVLMSMYRDVNRPTVRVYSSETGWWGNLISTQASYQLGGDADNPAVLLGHALYWLSRRDGIVEFDLDGQSLAVITGPPVTNNILGQNHSIILAEDGALGFVVLSFPCFHMWRRNINGHGVATWVPWRTIEMHTILGLPSQLDAGWKWLMGYDQDNDVVFLLVGYSVYMVQLKSMQPRKLYETKYITQCHPFTSFYTQGTTINGGSNRAVHRMLA; translated from the exons ATGCGGTCGTCGGGAGCAAGCGGCAACACCAGCACCACACTCGGCCACTCCACTCCCTTGTTGCCTCAAATCCAGCCGATGGAGGAGGGCGCCGGAATGCCGCCACGCCGCAGCGCAAGCCTCCATCCCCAAATCCAGCTGAGTGAGCAGGGAGCCGGCGTGACCTGCCGCCGCAGCCCGTGCATCCACCCCCAGATCCAGGCGAGTGAGGAGGGCGCCGGAGTGAGCCGCCCACGCAGCGGCGGCACGTCGTCCGTGGCGCCTGAATCCCCGACGTTCGACGACGATATGCTCCGGGAGATCCTCATCCGTCTCCCGCCTCAGCCGTCCTCCCTGCCCCGCGCCTCCGCCGTCTGCAGGCGCTGGCGGGGCCTCGTCGCCGACCCCAAGTTCCTCTGCAGCTTCCGCGCCCGCCACCGGAAGTCGCCCCTCCTCGGCTTCTTCGACAAACGAGGCTCCAGGATCGTCTTCACCCCCATCCTTGACCCTCCGGACCGCGTCCCTCCCGCGCGTCTCTCCCTTGGACGCTGCAGCAGCACCGACGATTACGACGTGCTCAATTGCCGCCACGGCCTCGTCCTCGTCAAGAACAGGTCGCGGACGGAGGTCGTGGTGTGCGACCCCGTCACCGGCGAGCAGCGCCGCCTGGCCGTTCCGCCGGAGTTCAAGACGGTCTTTTTCAACGGGGCAGTGCTCTGCACCGCCGCCGGCCAGGGCCACGTTCACGGCGGCTGCCACTCCGGCCCCTTCAAGGTGGTCTTGATGAGCATGTACAGAGACGTCAATCGACCCACCGTCCGTGTTTACTCCTCGGAGACTGGCTGGTGGGGCAATCTCATTTCTACACAGGCTTCGTATCAGCTTGGTGGCGATGCCGATAATCCCGCGGTCCTCCTTGGTCATGCACTTTACTGGTTGTCGAGGAGAGATGGAATAGTTGAGTTTGATCTGGATGGACAGAGCCTAGCTGTGATCACAGGGCCTCCTGTTACAAATAATATCCTCGGTCAAAACCATTCGATCATCCTGGCTGAGGATGGCGCCCTTGGCTTCGTTGTATTGTCTTTTCCTTGCTTCCATATGTGGCGGAGGAATATTAATGGTCACGGTGTTGCCACATGGGTGCCGTGGAGGACCATTGAAATGCATACAATTCTCGGCCTCCCTTCTCAGCTTGATGCAGGGTGGAAATGGCTGATGGGGTATGATCAGGATAATGATGTTGTATTTTTGCTTGTGGGCTACAGTGTTTACATGGTTCAACTTAAGTCGATGCAGCCCAGGAAACTTTACGAAACCAAGTATATCACTCAATGTCATCCTTTTACGAGTTTCTATACACAAG GGACAACCATTAATGGTGGATCTAATAGAGCTGTACATAGGATGCTTGCCTAG
- the LOC127301739 gene encoding uncharacterized protein isoform X2: protein MDDAAAARRWVQWEEVVVSNDRGRRLVHYYLRGEPGAGGGEERELAVVGRERSPRHMSYAVQGRFLRSLAAAGDGSAAPSPSRSPAAAAEGAPRKWRSRREVVDWLSSLVSGCNDGTYSMANRFHGNSYDDVGVDFVDVAASMDVSTTPLVGNSSKDLTWLGPAWHCQKKWKHYRSFCRRGITISVHNFVYIMSEEKKRLIAYVEDLYEDSNALNMVIVRWFDKVDEVGVELPPNVDDREIFFSHGLQDLNVECIDGLAAVLSAQHFEKFQSGMKHSYWQPYLCRRQINNDDVKPFDITQLQGYWSQELLKAMFNAGSSLKRRLPSGGFLSDSVDLDHSLQKQLNPGCHAEILSQDSGIRGCWFRCSILKRHRDKIKVRYQDLQNADDTGNLEEWVLLTRIANPDQLGIRISGRPMVRPHHVMQDSKDPCSIDIGALVDAWWNSGWWEGIVLQCGNDGRLQVYFPGEKRVAYFGICDLRQSLEWVGDRWIPLKERKDILSHLPPTPECEDGAFSKLVGQKDSPSTVPESGERCDEKSLGNKISRCQKRVLADLTNDLKLDNLKWMARKRSRRCSSKRQSGTSSGSSSQGDMEESSPCGINSVPDEEVCKSNGEPIFIGLPVSSLVISRRMIEH from the exons ATggacgacgcggcggcggcgaggaggtgggTGCAGTGGGAGGAGGTCGTGGTATCCAACGACCGGGGCCGGCGCCTGGTGCACTACTACCTCCGCGGCGAGcccggcgccggcggcggggaGGAGAGGGAGCTGGCGGTGGTGGGGCGGGAGCGGAGCCCGCGCCACATGTCGTACGCGGTGCAGGGCCGTTTCCTGCGCTCGCTGGCCGCCGCGGGCGACGGGTCGGCCGCGCCATCGCCGTCCCGGTCCCCTGCCGCGGCGGCGGAGGGCGCCCCGAGGAAGTGGCGGTCCAGGCGGGAGGTCGTCGATTGGCTCTCCTCTCTCGTTTCCG GTTGTAATGATGGGACTTACTCAATGGCTAATAGGTTCCATGGAAATTCGTATGATGACGTTGGTGTTGACTTTGTTGATGTTGCTGCCTCAATG GATGTTTCTACTACTCCATTAGTCGGGAACAGCTCGAAAGACTTAACATGGTTAGGTCCTGCATGGCACTGCCAAAAAAAATGGAAACACTACAGATCCTTCTGCCGTAGGGGAATTACTATTTCG GTGCATAATTTTGTCTACATCATGAGCGAAGAGAAGAAGCGACTCATTGCCTATGTGGAGGATCTGTATGAGGACTCAAATGCACTCAATATGGTCATTGTACGATGGTTTGACAAAGTTGATGAGGTTGGTGTTGAATTGCCCCCAAATGTTGATGACAGAGAGATTTTCTTTTCTCATGGTCTTCAAGATCTCAATGTTGAATGCATCGATGGATTGGCTGCAGTCCTTAGCGCTCAGCACTTCGAGAAGTTCCAGAGTGGCATGAAACACAGCTATTGGCAGCCTTACCTTTGCCGCCGTCAGATCAATAATGATGATGTCAAACCTTTTGACATCACGCAGTTGCAAGGGTATTGGAGTCAGGAATTGCTTAAGGCCATGTTTAATGCAGGTTCTTCTTTAAAG AGGCGTCTTCCTTCTGGTGGGTTCCTTTCGGATTCTGTAGATTTGGACCATAGCCTTCAAAAACAGCTAAATCCTGGTTGCCATGCTGAAATCCTGTCACAGGACAGTGGCATAAGGGGCTGTTGGTTTAGATGCTCAATCTTAAAGAGGCATAGAGATAAGATCAAGGTGCGATACCAAGATCTTCAGAATGCTGATGATACAGGAAATCTGGAG GAGTGGGTTTTACTGACAAGGATCGCTAATCCTGATCAGTTGGGTATTCGCATCTCTGGAAGACCAATGGTTCGGCCACACCATGTGATGCAAGATAGCAAGGACCCATGCTCCATTGATATTGGTGCCCTTGTTGACGCATGGTGGAATAGTGGCTGGTGGGAGGGTATTGTATTGCAGTGTGGAAATGATGGACGTCTTCAAGTTTATTTTCCAG GAGAAAAGCGGGTAGCCTATTTTGGTATATGTGATTTGAGGCAATCACTTGAGTGGGTCGGTGACAGATGGATTCCTTTGAAGGAACGAAAAGACATCTTGAGCCACTTGCCTCCTACTCCAGAATGTGAAGATGGAGCCTTTAGCAAACTAGTCGGCCAAAAGGATAGTCCTTCTACAGTACCAGAATCTGGCGAGAGGTGCGATGAGAAATCTTTGGGCAACAAGATCTCTCGGTGTCAGAAGCGTGTTCTGGCCGATCTCACGAATGATCTGAAGCTTGATAACCTGAAGTGGATGGCAAGAAAGCGGAGCAGAAGATGCAGCTCGAAAAGGCAGTCAGGCACTAGCAGCGGTAGCAGCAGccagggagatatggaggagtctAGTCCCTGTGGAATTAATTCAGTGCCTGATGAAGAAGTTTGCAAGAGCAATGGAGAGCCAATTTTCATCGGTTTGCCAGTTTCCAGCTTGGTGATTTCCAGGAGGATGATAGAGCACTAG
- the LOC127301739 gene encoding uncharacterized protein isoform X1 produces MDDAAAARRWVQWEEVVVSNDRGRRLVHYYLRGEPGAGGGEERELAVVGRERSPRHMSYAVQGRFLRSLAAAGDGSAAPSPSRSPAAAAEGAPRKWRSRREVVDWLSSLVSGCNDGTYSMANRFHGNSYDDVGVDFVDVAASMDVSTTPLVGNSSKDLTWLGPAWHCQKKWKHYRSFCRRGITISVHNFVYIMSEEKKRLIAYVEDLYEDSNALNMVIVRWFDKVDEVGVELPPNVDDREIFFSHGLQDLNVECIDGLAAVLSAQHFEKFQSGMKHSYWQPYLCRRQINNDDVKPFDITQLQGYWSQELLKAMFNAGSSLKVRFKVTKGGPSSDGAQKRKSDAFNDDNYQQRRLPSGGFLSDSVDLDHSLQKQLNPGCHAEILSQDSGIRGCWFRCSILKRHRDKIKVRYQDLQNADDTGNLEEWVLLTRIANPDQLGIRISGRPMVRPHHVMQDSKDPCSIDIGALVDAWWNSGWWEGIVLQCGNDGRLQVYFPGEKRVAYFGICDLRQSLEWVGDRWIPLKERKDILSHLPPTPECEDGAFSKLVGQKDSPSTVPESGERCDEKSLGNKISRCQKRVLADLTNDLKLDNLKWMARKRSRRCSSKRQSGTSSGSSSQGDMEESSPCGINSVPDEEVCKSNGEPIFIGLPVSSLVISRRMIEH; encoded by the exons ATggacgacgcggcggcggcgaggaggtgggTGCAGTGGGAGGAGGTCGTGGTATCCAACGACCGGGGCCGGCGCCTGGTGCACTACTACCTCCGCGGCGAGcccggcgccggcggcggggaGGAGAGGGAGCTGGCGGTGGTGGGGCGGGAGCGGAGCCCGCGCCACATGTCGTACGCGGTGCAGGGCCGTTTCCTGCGCTCGCTGGCCGCCGCGGGCGACGGGTCGGCCGCGCCATCGCCGTCCCGGTCCCCTGCCGCGGCGGCGGAGGGCGCCCCGAGGAAGTGGCGGTCCAGGCGGGAGGTCGTCGATTGGCTCTCCTCTCTCGTTTCCG GTTGTAATGATGGGACTTACTCAATGGCTAATAGGTTCCATGGAAATTCGTATGATGACGTTGGTGTTGACTTTGTTGATGTTGCTGCCTCAATG GATGTTTCTACTACTCCATTAGTCGGGAACAGCTCGAAAGACTTAACATGGTTAGGTCCTGCATGGCACTGCCAAAAAAAATGGAAACACTACAGATCCTTCTGCCGTAGGGGAATTACTATTTCG GTGCATAATTTTGTCTACATCATGAGCGAAGAGAAGAAGCGACTCATTGCCTATGTGGAGGATCTGTATGAGGACTCAAATGCACTCAATATGGTCATTGTACGATGGTTTGACAAAGTTGATGAGGTTGGTGTTGAATTGCCCCCAAATGTTGATGACAGAGAGATTTTCTTTTCTCATGGTCTTCAAGATCTCAATGTTGAATGCATCGATGGATTGGCTGCAGTCCTTAGCGCTCAGCACTTCGAGAAGTTCCAGAGTGGCATGAAACACAGCTATTGGCAGCCTTACCTTTGCCGCCGTCAGATCAATAATGATGATGTCAAACCTTTTGACATCACGCAGTTGCAAGGGTATTGGAGTCAGGAATTGCTTAAGGCCATGTTTAATGCAGGTTCTTCTTTAAAGGTACGATTTAAGGTAACTAAAGGGGGGCCTAGTTCTGATGGAGCGCAGAAGAGGAAATCTGATGCGTTCAATGATGACAATTATCAACAGAGGCGTCTTCCTTCTGGTGGGTTCCTTTCGGATTCTGTAGATTTGGACCATAGCCTTCAAAAACAGCTAAATCCTGGTTGCCATGCTGAAATCCTGTCACAGGACAGTGGCATAAGGGGCTGTTGGTTTAGATGCTCAATCTTAAAGAGGCATAGAGATAAGATCAAGGTGCGATACCAAGATCTTCAGAATGCTGATGATACAGGAAATCTGGAG GAGTGGGTTTTACTGACAAGGATCGCTAATCCTGATCAGTTGGGTATTCGCATCTCTGGAAGACCAATGGTTCGGCCACACCATGTGATGCAAGATAGCAAGGACCCATGCTCCATTGATATTGGTGCCCTTGTTGACGCATGGTGGAATAGTGGCTGGTGGGAGGGTATTGTATTGCAGTGTGGAAATGATGGACGTCTTCAAGTTTATTTTCCAG GAGAAAAGCGGGTAGCCTATTTTGGTATATGTGATTTGAGGCAATCACTTGAGTGGGTCGGTGACAGATGGATTCCTTTGAAGGAACGAAAAGACATCTTGAGCCACTTGCCTCCTACTCCAGAATGTGAAGATGGAGCCTTTAGCAAACTAGTCGGCCAAAAGGATAGTCCTTCTACAGTACCAGAATCTGGCGAGAGGTGCGATGAGAAATCTTTGGGCAACAAGATCTCTCGGTGTCAGAAGCGTGTTCTGGCCGATCTCACGAATGATCTGAAGCTTGATAACCTGAAGTGGATGGCAAGAAAGCGGAGCAGAAGATGCAGCTCGAAAAGGCAGTCAGGCACTAGCAGCGGTAGCAGCAGccagggagatatggaggagtctAGTCCCTGTGGAATTAATTCAGTGCCTGATGAAGAAGTTTGCAAGAGCAATGGAGAGCCAATTTTCATCGGTTTGCCAGTTTCCAGCTTGGTGATTTCCAGGAGGATGATAGAGCACTAG
- the LOC127301739 gene encoding uncharacterized protein isoform X3: protein MENNTGVSHWKPLLVSFLGQSCKVAFGNVEKKEAAPRIETQSGCNDGTYSMANRFHGNSYDDVGVDFVDVAASMDVSTTPLVGNSSKDLTWLGPAWHCQKKWKHYRSFCRRGITISVHNFVYIMSEEKKRLIAYVEDLYEDSNALNMVIVRWFDKVDEVGVELPPNVDDREIFFSHGLQDLNVECIDGLAAVLSAQHFEKFQSGMKHSYWQPYLCRRQINNDDVKPFDITQLQGYWSQELLKAMFNAGSSLKVRFKVTKGGPSSDGAQKRKSDAFNDDNYQQRRLPSGGFLSDSVDLDHSLQKQLNPGCHAEILSQDSGIRGCWFRCSILKRHRDKIKVRYQDLQNADDTGNLEEWVLLTRIANPDQLGIRISGRPMVRPHHVMQDSKDPCSIDIGALVDAWWNSGWWEGIVLQCGNDGRLQVYFPGEKRVAYFGICDLRQSLEWVGDRWIPLKERKDILSHLPPTPECEDGAFSKLVGQKDSPSTVPESGERCDEKSLGNKISRCQKRVLADLTNDLKLDNLKWMARKRSRRCSSKRQSGTSSGSSSQGDMEESSPCGINSVPDEEVCKSNGEPIFIGLPVSSLVISRRMIEH, encoded by the exons ATGGAGAATAATACAGGTGTTAGCCATTGGAAGCCGCTGCTGGTTTCCTTTTTGGGTCAATCGTGTAAGGTTGCATTTGGAAATGTAGAGAAAAAAGAAGCAGCACCACGAATCGAAACTCAATCAG GTTGTAATGATGGGACTTACTCAATGGCTAATAGGTTCCATGGAAATTCGTATGATGACGTTGGTGTTGACTTTGTTGATGTTGCTGCCTCAATG GATGTTTCTACTACTCCATTAGTCGGGAACAGCTCGAAAGACTTAACATGGTTAGGTCCTGCATGGCACTGCCAAAAAAAATGGAAACACTACAGATCCTTCTGCCGTAGGGGAATTACTATTTCG GTGCATAATTTTGTCTACATCATGAGCGAAGAGAAGAAGCGACTCATTGCCTATGTGGAGGATCTGTATGAGGACTCAAATGCACTCAATATGGTCATTGTACGATGGTTTGACAAAGTTGATGAGGTTGGTGTTGAATTGCCCCCAAATGTTGATGACAGAGAGATTTTCTTTTCTCATGGTCTTCAAGATCTCAATGTTGAATGCATCGATGGATTGGCTGCAGTCCTTAGCGCTCAGCACTTCGAGAAGTTCCAGAGTGGCATGAAACACAGCTATTGGCAGCCTTACCTTTGCCGCCGTCAGATCAATAATGATGATGTCAAACCTTTTGACATCACGCAGTTGCAAGGGTATTGGAGTCAGGAATTGCTTAAGGCCATGTTTAATGCAGGTTCTTCTTTAAAGGTACGATTTAAGGTAACTAAAGGGGGGCCTAGTTCTGATGGAGCGCAGAAGAGGAAATCTGATGCGTTCAATGATGACAATTATCAACAGAGGCGTCTTCCTTCTGGTGGGTTCCTTTCGGATTCTGTAGATTTGGACCATAGCCTTCAAAAACAGCTAAATCCTGGTTGCCATGCTGAAATCCTGTCACAGGACAGTGGCATAAGGGGCTGTTGGTTTAGATGCTCAATCTTAAAGAGGCATAGAGATAAGATCAAGGTGCGATACCAAGATCTTCAGAATGCTGATGATACAGGAAATCTGGAG GAGTGGGTTTTACTGACAAGGATCGCTAATCCTGATCAGTTGGGTATTCGCATCTCTGGAAGACCAATGGTTCGGCCACACCATGTGATGCAAGATAGCAAGGACCCATGCTCCATTGATATTGGTGCCCTTGTTGACGCATGGTGGAATAGTGGCTGGTGGGAGGGTATTGTATTGCAGTGTGGAAATGATGGACGTCTTCAAGTTTATTTTCCAG GAGAAAAGCGGGTAGCCTATTTTGGTATATGTGATTTGAGGCAATCACTTGAGTGGGTCGGTGACAGATGGATTCCTTTGAAGGAACGAAAAGACATCTTGAGCCACTTGCCTCCTACTCCAGAATGTGAAGATGGAGCCTTTAGCAAACTAGTCGGCCAAAAGGATAGTCCTTCTACAGTACCAGAATCTGGCGAGAGGTGCGATGAGAAATCTTTGGGCAACAAGATCTCTCGGTGTCAGAAGCGTGTTCTGGCCGATCTCACGAATGATCTGAAGCTTGATAACCTGAAGTGGATGGCAAGAAAGCGGAGCAGAAGATGCAGCTCGAAAAGGCAGTCAGGCACTAGCAGCGGTAGCAGCAGccagggagatatggaggagtctAGTCCCTGTGGAATTAATTCAGTGCCTGATGAAGAAGTTTGCAAGAGCAATGGAGAGCCAATTTTCATCGGTTTGCCAGTTTCCAGCTTGGTGATTTCCAGGAGGATGATAGAGCACTAG